One stretch of Salifodinibacter halophilus DNA includes these proteins:
- a CDS encoding AMP-binding protein gives AAGFRDLGIECGDRVGILSHTRMEWAQTDFAVLGAGGVVTTVYTSSSERQTQYLLSDPGADAVVVENGELLERVLA, from the coding sequence CGCGGCCGGGTTCCGCGACCTCGGCATCGAGTGCGGCGACCGGGTCGGTATCCTCTCGCACACGCGCATGGAGTGGGCGCAGACGGACTTCGCGGTCCTCGGCGCGGGCGGCGTCGTCACCACGGTGTACACCTCGTCGTCGGAGCGACAGACGCAGTACCTGCTTTCCGACCCCGGTGCGGACGCCGTCGTGGTCGAAAACGGGGAGCTACTGGAGCGCGTGCTCGCC